A single genomic interval of Spirosoma linguale DSM 74 harbors:
- a CDS encoding F420-dependent oxidoreductase, G6PDH family (TIGRFAM: F420-dependent oxidoreductase, G6PDH family~KEGG: mpo:Mpop_1275 putative dehydrogenase protein), translated as MLKIGYHASHEQFKPSTLLEYIQLAQQAGFTAGSSSDHFHPWSNRQGESGFAWSWLGAALQATPLSFGVVNAPGQRYHPAIIAQAAATLAEMFPERFWVAMGTGQALNEAITGDKWPAKADRNARLKECVDIIRALWDGETVTHKGLVTVEEATIYTRPAIKPLLFGAAVTSKTAEWVGSWADGLLTISQPLDQLREVVEAFRRGGGAGKPMHLKVQLSYADTLENARAGAYDQWRGNIFPNGMLTDLRRPEQFDMAGELVNLAEVDKMVNVSADTSQHMAWLQGYIDLGFEQLFLHNVNLEHERFINDFGHYVLPDLLRPSYASL; from the coding sequence ATGCTAAAAATAGGTTATCACGCATCGCACGAGCAATTTAAGCCTAGTACCTTACTGGAGTACATTCAGTTGGCGCAACAGGCGGGTTTTACGGCGGGCTCCTCGTCCGACCATTTTCATCCGTGGAGCAACCGGCAGGGCGAAAGTGGCTTTGCCTGGTCGTGGCTGGGGGCCGCTTTACAGGCCACTCCGCTATCGTTCGGGGTGGTCAACGCCCCCGGTCAGCGGTACCATCCGGCCATTATTGCGCAGGCAGCCGCCACCCTCGCCGAGATGTTTCCGGAACGATTCTGGGTGGCTATGGGCACCGGGCAAGCCCTCAACGAAGCCATCACCGGCGACAAGTGGCCCGCCAAAGCCGACCGGAACGCCCGCCTGAAAGAATGCGTCGACATTATTCGGGCCTTGTGGGATGGCGAAACGGTCACGCATAAGGGGCTGGTGACGGTTGAGGAAGCAACGATCTACACCCGACCCGCCATAAAACCGCTGCTGTTCGGTGCCGCCGTAACCAGCAAAACCGCCGAATGGGTGGGGAGCTGGGCCGATGGTTTACTAACCATTTCGCAGCCGCTCGACCAGCTTCGGGAAGTCGTAGAGGCTTTCCGGCGCGGTGGTGGCGCGGGAAAGCCGATGCATTTGAAGGTACAGCTTTCGTACGCCGATACGCTGGAGAACGCTAGAGCCGGGGCCTACGACCAATGGCGGGGCAACATTTTTCCGAACGGCATGCTCACCGACCTCCGCCGACCCGAGCAGTTCGACATGGCCGGTGAACTCGTCAATCTGGCCGAAGTGGATAAGATGGTCAACGTTTCGGCAGATACCAGCCAGCACATGGCGTGGTTGCAAGGGTATATCGACCTGGGATTCGAACAGCTTTTTCTGCACAACGTTAACCTTGAACACGAACGATTTATCAACGATTTCGGCCACTACGTACTTCCCGATCTGCTGCGGCCAAGCTATGCCAGTTTATAA
- a CDS encoding NUDIX hydrolase (PFAM: NUDIX hydrolase~KEGG: hypothetical protein) yields the protein MDSQQLNDASKYKNWRTQLLKSQISINHINPLYIHRAQKDGSILYALLNLDANTPEGTTLNPICFLKGDAVSMLVVLIAEETNEKYVLLVKQRRICNGDFTYEHPAGMIDEEDSSPIEVAARELGEEAQLDVDPADLTPLFNKPLYSATATSDEALHFFYLERRMPLADIQAMNDKSTGAEGENEHTQLHIATLPEAHGLVSNIHGVMSHLQYLQKVGDYETLKQLPG from the coding sequence ATGGACTCCCAACAACTCAACGACGCATCGAAATACAAAAACTGGCGGACTCAATTGCTAAAAAGCCAGATTTCCATCAACCACATTAATCCACTCTATATTCATCGGGCGCAGAAAGATGGCAGCATTTTATACGCCCTACTCAATCTGGACGCCAACACTCCGGAAGGTACCACGCTGAACCCGATCTGCTTTCTCAAAGGCGATGCCGTTTCGATGCTGGTGGTTCTGATTGCCGAAGAGACAAACGAGAAATACGTGCTGCTGGTAAAACAACGGCGCATCTGCAACGGTGACTTCACCTACGAACACCCCGCCGGGATGATCGATGAGGAAGACTCATCGCCCATTGAGGTGGCTGCACGAGAACTGGGTGAGGAAGCCCAGTTGGACGTTGATCCTGCTGATCTAACCCCGTTGTTCAATAAACCCCTGTACTCAGCTACCGCCACCAGCGACGAAGCCCTGCACTTTTTTTACCTCGAACGGCGAATGCCACTGGCCGACATTCAAGCCATGAACGACAAATCGACCGGGGCCGAGGGAGAGAATGAGCATACGCAGCTGCACATCGCAACCCTGCCCGAAGCGCACGGACTGGTAAGCAATATTCACGGCGTGATGAGCCATTTACAATACCTGCAAAAAGTGGGTGATTACGAAACGTTGAAGCAACTGCCGGGCTAA
- a CDS encoding hypothetical protein (KEGG: nwi:Nwi_2230 hypothetical protein) — protein sequence MTAAGPLSNQSPKYSTASIVLAVIILAYCVFCAVQGGDFDVFLDAGHKLATRQNIYRPPFTKGLQYYYSPFFALLLLPFSYLPFVIPEIAWLLLSTFLLYRIWVLTTRYLDVTVLTKKEHRIWIFAVFFLALRFLLYNYSMIQMTIFLMWATLESLSLFEKNRPVVGGILFGFACTTKLLPLIFLPYLIYRRHFTGFAYTLLFFGFFLIAPALVFGFDFNTFLLNEWWLVINPGNAENAIEADLGTHSLVSLIPVYLTETHNKIDIQRNVLTLTPEQAVFVTNIARLIFVAATLYFLRSLPFKRNTDKIQTIWECSYLFLVTPLLFPHQQKYAFLYIAPSVIYLVYYLLISFKRKSRNRHVLLTFFTINALIFTPFISSDLIGRYSYDVLQHFRILTVSTIGLCVILAFCTAARLRQKLDSCISRPEPLQA from the coding sequence ATGACGGCAGCAGGCCCATTAAGCAATCAATCGCCGAAGTATTCAACCGCATCGATCGTACTAGCCGTTATCATTCTTGCCTATTGTGTTTTCTGCGCTGTTCAGGGGGGCGATTTCGATGTATTTCTGGATGCCGGGCATAAACTGGCTACACGACAGAATATCTACCGGCCACCGTTTACCAAAGGACTTCAGTACTATTACAGTCCATTCTTCGCCTTATTGCTGCTGCCATTCAGCTACCTTCCTTTTGTAATTCCTGAAATAGCGTGGCTGCTGTTATCGACGTTTTTGCTGTACAGAATATGGGTGTTGACGACCCGGTATCTGGACGTGACCGTGTTGACGAAGAAAGAACACCGGATCTGGATTTTTGCGGTTTTCTTTCTGGCGCTGCGTTTTTTGCTGTACAACTATTCGATGATCCAGATGACAATCTTTCTAATGTGGGCAACCCTGGAAAGTCTGTCTCTTTTCGAGAAAAACCGCCCGGTCGTGGGGGGAATATTGTTCGGGTTTGCCTGCACAACCAAGCTGTTGCCCCTTATTTTTTTACCGTACCTGATTTATCGGCGGCACTTCACGGGCTTTGCGTACACCCTGTTGTTCTTCGGGTTCTTCCTGATTGCACCTGCTCTTGTCTTTGGCTTCGATTTTAACACATTTCTGCTGAACGAATGGTGGCTGGTTATTAATCCGGGCAACGCAGAAAACGCCATCGAAGCCGATCTGGGCACCCACAGTCTCGTTAGCCTGATTCCCGTTTACCTGACCGAAACGCATAATAAGATTGATATACAGCGAAACGTTCTGACGCTCACCCCCGAACAGGCTGTCTTTGTCACCAACATAGCCCGGCTGATTTTTGTAGCGGCTACCCTGTATTTTCTCAGAAGCCTTCCCTTCAAACGCAACACGGATAAAATTCAGACGATCTGGGAATGTTCGTACCTGTTTCTGGTAACGCCGTTGCTATTCCCGCACCAGCAGAAATACGCGTTTCTTTACATTGCCCCTTCCGTTATTTATCTGGTTTATTACCTGCTTATCTCGTTCAAACGGAAAAGCCGAAACCGTCACGTTCTATTGACTTTTTTTACCATCAACGCGCTCATTTTTACCCCGTTTATTTCGAGCGATCTGATAGGCCGGTATTCGTATGATGTCCTGCAACACTTCCGAATCTTAACCGTGTCGACCATTGGGTTATGCGTAATTCTGGCGTTTTGCACGGCAGCCAGGCTCCGACAGAAGCTGGATTCATGTATCTCCCGGCCCGAACCCTTACAGGCTTAA
- a CDS encoding TonB-dependent receptor (PFAM: TonB-dependent receptor; TonB-dependent receptor plug~KEGG: shm:Shewmr7_0415 TonB-dependent receptor) encodes MRNTYLYRWLILASIFSLFIALTTSAQTISGQVTDATTGTGLPGVSVLVTGQTAGAITDANGLYNLSVSPGSYTLRFSFVGYTTQNIPVQVTAGNTSTVSVKLVEGLASLNEVVVVGSRSTQARTSTETVAPVDVIQSRDLQATGQIDLTQQLNFVAPSFNSSRQTVSDGTDHIDPATLRGLGPDQVLVLLNGKRQHNQALININGTIGRGSVGTDLNAIPSSAIERIEVLRDGASSQYGSDAIAGVINLRLKERPGTTVNAQVGQYYKGDGQVAQIGINHGFKLGEKGFLSLTGEFRHRGATNRAGDYTGPVYTNWNVGQQSGESAAAYVARRQSLYQQDQTLIQQNNFSLKNNLQVGNARVDNAGFFLNARVPIANSNASFYASGGLNYRRGLAGGFYRYPYQTSQVITSIYPNGFLPNIQSSINDQSLLVGVNGETKGWRWDISNVYGGNSFRFDVTNSNNASLAYLGTRNNPTSFYAGTLSFYQNSADISAAKDFGKQLGLTSFNVATGLTYRNDQYRIKPGEAASYLNFSPTSGQIGGSQVFPGYQPANAVNATRNVYGGYIDLESDVTTRLLLNAAGRYEYYSDFGGNLAGKIAARYRFSEAFSLRGSISNGFRAPSLHQRYFSAISTVFVSNGTILEPRQTGTFRNDSPIAQAFGVPPLGAERSTNYSIGITSRPLPNVSVTVDAYQINITNRIIYSNQFSRSTSGAGLIVANILNGAGQTDVNSAQFFANAVNTQTQGIDVVIATNPRLRTGTLDITLAANFNQTKLVGDIQRPANIPTDATFGNFLFNRQDSARLTVAQPKSKIQLTFNYRLRKFGAVLRFSRFGTVQAYDPANPALDEMQNPKLITDLSLSYRILKNLNMTVGANNLFDIYPDRLRVTNYPTAERYGSAALDNSSFGRFVYSRSATQFGFNGGYYFVNLSANF; translated from the coding sequence ATGAGAAACACATACCTGTATCGCTGGCTGATTCTGGCCAGTATTTTTTCCTTGTTTATTGCGCTTACAACGTCTGCTCAAACCATTAGCGGACAGGTAACGGATGCCACCACAGGAACCGGTCTGCCCGGTGTTTCCGTGCTGGTAACCGGCCAGACAGCCGGGGCCATTACCGATGCAAATGGACTTTACAACCTGTCGGTTAGTCCGGGCTCGTACACCCTCCGCTTTAGTTTTGTGGGCTATACAACCCAGAACATACCCGTTCAGGTTACGGCTGGCAACACCTCTACCGTAAGCGTCAAACTCGTGGAAGGGCTGGCAAGCCTCAACGAAGTGGTGGTCGTGGGGTCGCGCTCGACCCAGGCCCGCACCAGCACCGAAACGGTAGCGCCGGTCGATGTGATTCAATCGCGCGATTTACAGGCGACGGGCCAAATCGACCTGACCCAGCAACTGAACTTTGTAGCCCCGTCGTTCAACTCGTCGCGGCAAACGGTGTCGGATGGTACGGATCACATCGACCCGGCTACCCTGCGCGGCCTTGGCCCCGATCAGGTACTGGTGTTGCTCAACGGCAAGCGTCAGCACAACCAGGCGCTTATCAACATCAACGGCACCATCGGTCGCGGGTCGGTTGGGACGGATTTGAACGCCATTCCGAGTTCGGCGATTGAGCGGATTGAAGTGCTGCGCGATGGGGCGTCCTCGCAATACGGCTCCGATGCCATTGCGGGCGTCATTAACCTCCGGCTGAAAGAGCGGCCCGGCACAACGGTGAACGCACAGGTAGGCCAATATTACAAAGGCGATGGCCAGGTGGCACAGATTGGCATCAACCACGGCTTTAAACTCGGCGAAAAAGGCTTTCTGAGCCTTACGGGCGAATTTCGCCACCGGGGCGCTACCAACCGCGCAGGCGATTACACCGGACCGGTTTACACAAACTGGAACGTAGGCCAGCAATCGGGCGAGAGTGCTGCGGCTTACGTAGCGCGTCGGCAGAGCCTGTATCAGCAGGACCAGACGTTGATTCAGCAGAATAATTTCAGCCTGAAGAACAACCTTCAGGTGGGTAATGCCCGAGTCGACAACGCCGGTTTCTTCCTGAACGCCCGCGTCCCGATTGCCAATAGCAACGCCAGTTTCTACGCATCGGGCGGACTCAACTACCGGCGTGGGCTGGCGGGTGGTTTCTACCGCTATCCTTACCAGACCTCGCAGGTGATCACGTCTATTTACCCCAACGGATTCCTGCCCAATATCCAGTCGAGCATCAATGACCAGTCGCTGCTGGTGGGCGTCAATGGCGAAACGAAGGGCTGGCGCTGGGACATCAGCAACGTGTATGGCGGCAACTCGTTCCGCTTCGACGTGACCAACTCCAACAACGCGTCGCTGGCGTATCTGGGCACGCGTAATAACCCCACTTCATTTTATGCTGGCACGCTGAGCTTCTACCAGAACTCGGCCGACATTAGTGCCGCCAAGGATTTCGGGAAGCAACTCGGGCTGACGTCGTTCAACGTAGCTACCGGCCTCACCTACCGCAACGACCAGTACCGGATCAAACCCGGCGAAGCGGCTTCGTACCTGAACTTCAGCCCCACATCGGGTCAGATTGGCGGCTCGCAGGTGTTTCCGGGCTACCAGCCTGCCAACGCGGTCAACGCCACCCGCAATGTATACGGTGGCTACATCGACCTGGAGTCGGATGTGACGACCCGTCTGCTGCTCAACGCAGCGGGTCGCTACGAGTATTACAGCGATTTTGGCGGAAATCTGGCGGGAAAAATAGCCGCCCGTTACCGGTTCAGCGAAGCGTTTTCGCTACGGGGTTCCATAAGCAACGGTTTCCGGGCACCTTCGCTGCACCAGCGCTATTTTAGCGCCATCAGCACGGTCTTTGTCTCGAATGGCACGATTCTGGAGCCCCGCCAGACGGGTACGTTCCGCAATGACAGTCCCATTGCGCAGGCCTTTGGTGTGCCGCCACTGGGTGCCGAACGCTCCACCAATTACAGCATCGGTATCACCTCGCGGCCATTGCCGAACGTGAGCGTTACGGTCGATGCGTACCAGATCAACATCACCAACCGGATTATTTACAGCAACCAGTTTTCGCGCAGTACATCGGGGGCGGGTTTGATTGTGGCCAATATCCTGAACGGGGCCGGGCAAACGGACGTGAACAGCGCCCAGTTTTTTGCCAATGCGGTGAATACCCAAACGCAGGGAATCGACGTGGTCATTGCGACCAACCCCCGGCTCAGAACGGGTACGCTGGACATCACGCTGGCGGCCAACTTCAACCAGACGAAACTCGTGGGCGATATTCAACGGCCTGCTAACATACCAACGGATGCCACCTTCGGTAATTTCCTGTTCAACCGGCAGGACAGCGCCCGGCTAACGGTGGCCCAGCCCAAGAGCAAAATACAGCTCACGTTCAATTACCGGCTGCGCAAGTTTGGGGCTGTGCTCCGTTTCTCGCGCTTCGGCACGGTACAGGCCTACGACCCCGCCAACCCCGCGCTGGATGAAATGCAGAATCCTAAACTCATCACCGACCTGAGTTTATCGTACCGCATCCTGAAGAACCTCAACATGACCGTGGGGGCCAATAACCTGTTCGATATTTACCCCGACCGGCTCCGCGTGACCAATTATCCAACGGCGGAGCGATACGGATCGGCGGCACTGGACAATTCATCTTTCGGGCGGTTCGTCTATAGCCGAAGCGCCACGCAATTTGGGTTTAACGGCGGGTATTACTTCGTAAACCTGTCAGCAAATTTTTAG
- a CDS encoding hypothetical protein (KEGG: gsu:GSU1480 EmrB/QacA family drug resistance transporter): MANQLPYYEWVPSWLRDVGVIALLILQSFVFGLSTDMLPELTGELGTLAENVKFIIQANAIGFLCTLPLYYRFRSFFKKKDLLLGALLLQLFLARAAGQMAFVPGLCLLNFCIGITKCMVTLDMIGLLMARFNPTNNRAFFYGLYYTIAKPVALLADLSLAWLIHQYNWHYAVWLSVPAILASIGITALLFHGERLLPKVPLSEVDWMGAVLLTLTCVLFTFIADFGKYYDWFSSAIIDWSVVFFLLVATLFVLWELRQERPYWNLRIFGQYKQIRLGVLLMLVLCLFIYSSSLARQFALGLVKGDSWFLGRLTVSTLLAYLISFPLCSWLLARQVSYRLLLLTGFGCYMLSYGYIVLTISPGIDPANLYLFYFLQGIAYGLILTTLSTFASTDIMVADNPHRAFASVAARSVIGLVTVGSVWDNALFQRSAINRNNLISRLTDENDSFQQEVQLLIRRFTQAGFDPQHARAAADQLMYQKVDAQAMLLADKDLFASLLLLTVAIVLCIPFMRSLEMHNVRPTNQYPLV, encoded by the coding sequence ATGGCGAATCAGCTTCCTTATTACGAGTGGGTGCCCTCGTGGTTACGTGATGTGGGCGTTATCGCCTTGCTGATTCTGCAAAGTTTTGTGTTTGGGCTTAGCACGGATATGCTGCCGGAGCTGACCGGCGAACTGGGTACCCTGGCCGAAAACGTTAAGTTCATTATTCAGGCCAATGCCATCGGGTTCCTGTGTACCCTCCCACTCTATTACCGATTTCGAAGTTTTTTCAAGAAAAAAGACCTGCTGCTGGGGGCTTTGCTGCTTCAGCTCTTCCTGGCGCGGGCAGCGGGCCAGATGGCGTTTGTTCCGGGCCTCTGTCTGCTTAATTTCTGCATCGGCATCACCAAGTGCATGGTCACGCTGGACATGATCGGGCTTCTGATGGCGCGTTTCAACCCCACCAACAACCGGGCGTTTTTTTACGGCTTATACTACACCATCGCCAAACCGGTGGCACTCCTCGCCGACCTAAGCCTGGCGTGGCTCATCCATCAGTATAACTGGCATTATGCCGTCTGGCTGTCGGTACCCGCTATTCTGGCGTCGATTGGGATAACCGCTCTGCTCTTTCATGGTGAGCGTCTGCTGCCTAAAGTCCCACTTTCGGAAGTCGACTGGATGGGCGCGGTATTATTGACGCTAACCTGCGTGCTGTTCACCTTCATTGCCGATTTCGGAAAATACTACGACTGGTTCAGCTCAGCCATTATCGACTGGTCGGTCGTGTTTTTTTTGCTGGTAGCTACCCTGTTTGTGCTCTGGGAACTTCGGCAGGAACGACCCTACTGGAACCTCCGAATTTTCGGCCAGTACAAACAAATTCGGCTGGGCGTACTGCTCATGCTGGTGCTTTGCCTGTTCATTTATTCGTCATCACTGGCCCGGCAGTTCGCCCTGGGGCTGGTTAAAGGGGATAGCTGGTTTCTGGGCCGACTGACGGTATCGACACTACTGGCTTACCTCATCAGCTTCCCGCTTTGCAGTTGGTTGCTGGCCCGTCAGGTTTCGTACCGCCTGCTTTTACTAACCGGCTTTGGCTGTTACATGCTGTCGTACGGCTACATCGTCCTGACTATTTCCCCCGGCATTGACCCCGCCAATCTATACCTGTTTTATTTTCTACAGGGTATTGCCTACGGCCTGATTTTAACCACTCTGTCGACCTTTGCTTCTACCGATATCATGGTGGCCGACAATCCACACCGGGCCTTTGCCAGCGTAGCCGCCCGGTCGGTTATTGGTCTGGTAACGGTGGGGTCGGTTTGGGACAATGCACTATTCCAGCGGTCGGCGATTAACCGCAACAACCTGATTAGTCGTCTTACAGACGAAAATGACTCATTTCAGCAGGAAGTTCAGTTGCTTATTCGTCGATTTACGCAGGCAGGATTCGACCCGCAGCACGCCCGGGCCGCTGCCGATCAGCTTATGTATCAAAAAGTAGACGCCCAGGCGATGCTGCTGGCCGACAAGGATTTATTCGCCAGTCTCCTCTTGCTAACCGTGGCCATCGTGTTATGCATTCCCTTCATGCGTTCGCTGGAGATGCATAACGTACGCCCAACCAACCAGTATCCGCTGGTGTAA
- a CDS encoding Proteinase inhibitor I42, chagasin (PFAM: Proteinase inhibitor I42, chagasin~KEGG: sfu:Sfum_4035 hypothetical protein), whose product MNLGLLLHIVLSCTNLMPPEDSVRRVRQGEVFTISLPSSIGTGYTWQLARPADSTHLTFMSKRYIAANDLDGGPGTDQFTFRAVKKGRVRLRFQYVRPWEKTLPKDTRYQTFSITIF is encoded by the coding sequence ATGAACCTCGGGCTACTACTGCATATCGTATTGAGTTGCACTAATCTGATGCCGCCGGAAGACTCTGTCAGACGGGTCAGACAGGGCGAAGTATTTACCATCTCGCTACCATCGTCCATCGGCACGGGCTACACCTGGCAGCTGGCCAGACCCGCCGACAGCACGCACCTCACATTCATGTCAAAGCGCTACATAGCCGCGAATGACCTCGACGGCGGACCGGGAACAGACCAGTTTACCTTCCGGGCGGTGAAAAAAGGGCGGGTTCGATTACGCTTCCAGTACGTACGCCCTTGGGAGAAAACGCTGCCAAAAGACACTCGCTACCAGACATTTTCCATTACCATTTTTTAA
- a CDS encoding peptidase C1A papain (PFAM: peptidase C1A papain~SMART: peptidase C1A papain~KEGG: similar to cathepsin L): MKPISLHTSLVVACLLATKTLFAQAPAELPQIYKTREIQAPAQLKATLAEQRKLIASRRLTFQVANTGVSTLSLNVLAGEKNELSDAERARIKTLVTSTRLDPRYGTLLQSLQKVCFADKAKYDARVANLVSPVRNQRCGNCWAYSAVGAYESSYIKVNATASTGIDASEQYAVSCSGGGNCSGGFAYKVMEWLVNQNKRLATEANFPDTGTNGTCPIATPATDYRAVSWGVVDPSGDINKIASVAQIKAAICKYGPVAASVLVTPLFQNYAGGTFNEMPSNTANPSTNHAILLVGWDDARQAWLMKNSWGTNWGENGYMWIGYNSNNIGRRAAWIVAKKRTLVLANPTVVAQK; this comes from the coding sequence ATGAAACCAATTTCCCTTCACACCAGCTTAGTGGTTGCCTGCCTTCTGGCAACTAAAACCCTCTTTGCTCAGGCTCCTGCCGAGCTTCCCCAAATTTATAAGACCCGCGAAATTCAGGCTCCGGCTCAGCTCAAGGCCACACTTGCCGAACAGCGAAAGCTGATTGCCAGCCGCAGGCTTACCTTCCAGGTAGCCAACACCGGTGTATCGACGTTGAGTTTAAACGTACTGGCGGGTGAAAAAAACGAACTGTCTGACGCCGAACGGGCTCGAATTAAAACGCTGGTGACCAGTACGCGGCTCGATCCACGGTACGGCACGCTCCTTCAGTCCCTGCAAAAAGTGTGTTTTGCCGACAAAGCGAAATACGATGCCCGGGTAGCCAATCTGGTGTCGCCGGTTCGCAACCAGCGGTGCGGCAATTGCTGGGCTTACTCGGCCGTTGGGGCGTATGAGTCGAGTTACATTAAAGTCAACGCTACCGCCAGTACGGGAATTGATGCCTCGGAGCAGTACGCCGTCAGTTGCTCCGGTGGCGGCAACTGCAGCGGTGGCTTTGCCTATAAAGTGATGGAGTGGCTGGTGAACCAGAATAAACGACTGGCTACGGAAGCCAACTTCCCCGATACCGGTACGAACGGCACTTGTCCGATTGCAACTCCCGCTACCGATTACCGGGCAGTATCCTGGGGTGTTGTCGACCCCTCCGGCGACATCAACAAAATTGCATCGGTCGCCCAGATCAAAGCGGCCATCTGTAAATATGGCCCCGTAGCCGCCAGTGTGCTGGTGACCCCACTTTTCCAGAATTATGCTGGAGGCACGTTCAATGAAATGCCCAGCAACACGGCCAACCCGTCAACGAACCACGCCATCCTGCTCGTAGGCTGGGATGATGCCCGCCAGGCCTGGCTCATGAAAAACTCATGGGGCACCAACTGGGGCGAAAACGGGTACATGTGGATTGGCTACAACAGCAATAATATTGGCCGTCGGGCCGCCTGGATCGTGGCAAAAAAACGCACTCTGGTCCTTGCGAATCCAACGGTAGTAGCTCAGAAGTAG